The Pedobacter cryoconitis genome contains a region encoding:
- a CDS encoding type II secretion system protein J: protein MVKVKIQASTLIEVLIAMVIIMIVFTLGIRIFTNVLYSSPASKKILVQQQLDVFSKDVQRNGLAERPEMMIDSVRYQFKIDSNSANGLKHLEIIASEYEQHLGSIEVLYKGKKHEE, encoded by the coding sequence ATGGTTAAAGTAAAAATACAGGCGTCAACTTTAATTGAGGTGTTAATTGCTATGGTGATTATCATGATCGTTTTTACGCTTGGTATTAGAATATTTACTAATGTTTTATACAGCAGTCCTGCGTCAAAAAAGATACTGGTACAGCAGCAGTTGGATGTCTTTTCTAAGGATGTGCAGCGAAATGGACTTGCTGAACGGCCAGAAATGATGATCGATAGCGTGCGTTATCAGTTTAAAATTGATAGTAATAGCGCGAATGGATTAAAACATCTGGAAATTATTGCGAGCGAGTATGAGCAGCACTTGGGAAGTATAGAGGTTTTATATAAAGGTAAGAAACATGAAGAGTAA
- a CDS encoding polymer-forming cytoskeletal protein, with product MLKAGALYFAIVVAFFIAIITASLIMLAAHFRTSYMKEMRYARLLNNLNSGVAYLLTDGDMPTPKKEIDLFGKQSDSVIIERKNWGVYDLAVVRAHILGDTIGKVFFTGINTEKDLDVLYLSDEDRPVSVSGKTLLIGNGMLPKAGIKQSYAEGKPYTGIKQLLDGKITSSNRTLKGLNNNMVKELESKLKTNGKLLETFKLARLKVSFKDSTRIFKLLPGKRIDGELTGNIILISDTSVVISATAKLNNVQVYAQSVTVESGFKGKCQIFARDSVVVGDQVSFDYPSTIGVVRVAGAVDQPSITFGEGLLFNGIIFSYEDKRSPMQTLISFGKGNRLNGELYSTGLVKVQKGMFIAGKVSCNRFIMQTPVTLYENFLIDVVFNRKARSKYYMSSRLFEGQAKEKGVLEWLK from the coding sequence ATGTTAAAAGCCGGAGCCTTGTATTTTGCTATTGTAGTGGCTTTTTTTATTGCTATAATTACCGCTTCGCTAATTATGCTGGCTGCACATTTCAGGACTTCTTATATGAAGGAAATGCGTTATGCCCGGCTTTTAAATAATCTAAACTCTGGTGTAGCCTATTTGCTCACAGATGGTGATATGCCTACCCCAAAAAAGGAAATAGATTTGTTTGGTAAGCAGTCTGATAGCGTGATTATTGAACGAAAAAATTGGGGCGTGTATGATCTTGCTGTAGTCAGAGCGCATATACTCGGTGATACAATAGGTAAGGTTTTCTTTACCGGAATAAATACAGAGAAAGATTTGGATGTATTATATCTGAGTGATGAGGATCGCCCTGTTTCGGTAAGCGGTAAGACCCTGTTAATTGGGAATGGAATGTTGCCCAAGGCGGGCATCAAGCAATCTTATGCGGAAGGCAAACCTTATACTGGAATTAAGCAATTACTAGATGGGAAAATTACATCAAGCAACCGAACGTTGAAAGGGTTAAATAATAACATGGTTAAAGAGCTGGAATCAAAGCTCAAAACTAATGGGAAATTATTGGAGACATTTAAGCTAGCGCGGCTGAAAGTTTCTTTCAAAGATTCCACAAGGATTTTTAAGTTGCTTCCTGGAAAAAGAATAGATGGAGAGTTAACCGGTAATATTATTTTAATATCAGATACGTCTGTTGTGATTTCTGCAACAGCAAAGCTTAATAATGTACAGGTATATGCGCAGTCAGTTACAGTGGAATCTGGTTTTAAGGGAAAGTGCCAGATTTTTGCGCGTGATTCCGTGGTGGTTGGTGATCAGGTGAGTTTTGATTATCCTTCAACGATAGGGGTGGTGCGGGTGGCTGGTGCTGTAGATCAGCCTTCGATAACTTTTGGCGAAGGCCTGCTGTTCAATGGAATCATTTTTAGTTATGAGGATAAGAGAAGTCCTATGCAGACCCTGATTAGTTTTGGTAAAGGAAATAGATTGAATGGTGAATTGTATAGTACAGGTCTTGTTAAGGTGCAGAAAGGGATGTTTATAGCTGGGAAGGTTTCCTGTAACCGGTTTATTATGCAAACACCAGTTACCCTATATGAGAATTTTTTGATTGATGTGGTTTTTAACCGCAAAGCCAGGAGCAAATATTATATGAGTTCGAGGTTATTCGAAGGGCAAGCTAAGGAAAAAGGAGTACTGGAATGGTTAAAGTAA